A single region of the Marinitoga hydrogenitolerans DSM 16785 genome encodes:
- the nth gene encoding endonuclease III, with translation MQKNKKEIKKILEILEKTYPNSTTALKYKNTFELLIAVMLSAQTTDNQVNKVTPTLFSKFKTPEDFAKLKPEELEKYIKGVGLYKTKSKNIINTCKMLLEKYNGKIPETREELIKLPGVGRKTANVMLSVAFGKDAIAVDTHVFRVANRIGLANSKNVKKTEEDLMKNIPQELWRKAHHWLIYHGRNICKARNPECKKCPIKEYCEYYKKNGGV, from the coding sequence ATGCAAAAAAACAAAAAAGAAATAAAAAAAATACTGGAAATATTAGAAAAAACATATCCTAATTCCACAACAGCACTAAAATATAAAAACACATTTGAATTATTAATTGCTGTAATGTTATCAGCTCAAACTACAGATAATCAAGTAAACAAAGTAACTCCAACATTATTTTCAAAATTCAAAACACCAGAAGATTTTGCTAAGTTAAAACCAGAAGAACTGGAAAAGTATATAAAAGGTGTGGGATTATATAAAACAAAAAGCAAGAATATAATAAATACGTGTAAGATGTTATTAGAAAAATATAATGGAAAAATACCAGAAACAAGAGAAGAATTAATAAAATTACCTGGAGTTGGAAGAAAAACCGCAAATGTAATGTTAAGCGTTGCGTTTGGGAAAGATGCTATTGCTGTGGATACACACGTTTTTAGAGTAGCAAACAGAATAGGTCTGGCAAATTCAAAAAACGTAAAAAAAACAGAAGAAGACTTAATGAAAAACATTCCACAAGAGTTATGGAGAAAAGCTCATCATTGGTTAATATATCATGGAAGAAATATTTGCAAAGCAAGAAATCCGGAATGCAAAAAATGCCCAATCAAAGAATATTGTGAATATTATAAGAAAAATGGCGGCGTCTGA
- a CDS encoding FAD-dependent oxidoreductase, producing MIITSKCIITDVIEISETLKLFEFEIDKYMPWEPGMFLHLNLDSSKFNPDWSNSRPFSFASYGDKKAKILVRKLGYYTNRMFDEMKIGKEFYIRYPFGDFFLNDNRNKVLIAAGSGISPFMSYMDYIIKENIKSQNYLFHSVKIEKESIDNYYSVPKNVILKKFVTRENTKNIPNRHIEKKDISNLENRNTFDYYICGSELFIDKYRNILEENNIKNIFYDYWS from the coding sequence ATGATAATTACATCAAAATGTATAATAACAGATGTTATTGAAATATCGGAAACCTTAAAATTATTTGAATTTGAAATAGATAAATATATGCCGTGGGAACCTGGAATGTTTTTGCATTTAAATTTAGATTCAAGTAAATTTAATCCTGATTGGAGTAACTCAAGACCTTTTTCATTTGCCAGTTACGGAGATAAAAAAGCAAAAATTTTAGTTAGAAAATTAGGATATTATACAAATAGAATGTTTGATGAAATGAAAATAGGAAAAGAATTTTATATTAGATATCCATTTGGTGATTTCTTTTTAAATGATAATAGAAATAAAGTATTAATAGCCGCAGGTTCGGGTATTTCTCCTTTTATGAGTTATATGGATTATATAATAAAAGAAAATATAAAATCACAAAATTATTTATTCCACTCTGTTAAAATAGAAAAAGAGTCAATAGATAATTATTATTCAGTTCCAAAAAATGTGATTTTGAAAAAATTTGTAACTCGTGAAAATACAAAAAATATACCTAACAGACATATTGAAAAAAAAGATATTTCAAACTTAGAGAATAGAAATACTTTTGACTATTATATATGCGGAAGTGAACTGTTTATTGATAAATATAGAAATATATTAGAAGAAAATAATATTAAAAATATTTTTTATGATTATTGGAGTTGA
- the rfbH gene encoding lipopolysaccharide biosynthesis protein RfbH has translation MEEIRKEIINLTKKYAKNKIKKEFIPGKTTIPFAGRVFDEEEYINLVEASLDGWLTTGRFAEKFEYEFAKFLGIKSVTLVNSGSSANLLALTALTSKKLGDKRIKPGDEVITVAAGFPTTVNPIIQNGAIPVFIDVDIPTYNIKAEEIESAITEKTKAIMIAHTLGNPFNLDEVMRVAKKHNLWVIEDTCDALGSTYDGKLVGTFGDIATVSFYPAHHITMGEGGAILTNNLQLERLVKSFRDWGRDCYCEPGFSNTCGMRFKQQHGTLPFGYDHKYVYSHIGYNLKLTDMQAAVGVAQLKKLPEFIEKRKRNFKLLKEGLKKYEDYLILPEPTPKSDPSWFGFPITIKDNDEFSRWDIVTYLEKNKIMTRMLFGGNLTRQPAYADVKYKIHKELINTDIIMNNTFFIGVYPGITDEMIEYIINTFEKFFEEL, from the coding sequence ATGGAAGAAATAAGAAAAGAAATAATAAACCTCACTAAAAAATATGCAAAAAATAAAATAAAAAAAGAGTTTATTCCTGGAAAAACAACAATACCATTTGCTGGAAGAGTATTTGACGAAGAAGAATATATAAATCTTGTAGAAGCATCTTTAGATGGATGGCTTACAACAGGAAGATTTGCGGAAAAATTCGAATATGAATTTGCGAAATTTTTAGGAATAAAAAGCGTAACATTAGTAAATTCTGGATCATCTGCTAATCTTTTAGCTTTAACAGCATTAACCTCCAAAAAACTTGGTGATAAAAGAATAAAACCTGGTGATGAAGTAATTACTGTAGCAGCAGGGTTTCCAACAACGGTAAATCCAATAATACAAAATGGAGCAATTCCAGTATTCATAGATGTTGATATACCAACATATAACATAAAAGCAGAAGAAATAGAATCTGCTATTACAGAAAAAACAAAAGCTATAATGATAGCACATACATTAGGTAATCCTTTTAATTTAGATGAAGTAATGAGAGTAGCTAAAAAACATAATTTATGGGTAATAGAAGATACATGTGACGCACTTGGTTCAACATATGATGGGAAGTTAGTAGGAACATTTGGAGATATAGCAACAGTAAGCTTTTATCCTGCACACCATATTACAATGGGTGAAGGAGGAGCAATACTGACAAATAATCTGCAATTAGAAAGATTGGTAAAATCATTTAGAGACTGGGGAAGAGATTGTTATTGTGAACCAGGGTTCAGTAATACATGTGGAATGAGATTTAAACAACAACACGGAACATTACCATTTGGATATGATCATAAATATGTATATTCACATATAGGATATAATTTGAAATTAACAGATATGCAGGCTGCAGTTGGCGTTGCACAATTAAAAAAATTACCAGAATTTATAGAAAAGAGAAAAAGAAATTTCAAATTATTAAAAGAAGGTTTAAAAAAATATGAAGATTATCTTATATTACCAGAACCAACTCCAAAAAGTGATCCTTCATGGTTCGGATTTCCAATAACCATAAAAGATAATGACGAATTTTCACGTTGGGATATAGTAACTTATTTAGAAAAAAATAAAATAATGACAAGAATGTTATTTGGAGGAAATTTAACAAGACAACCGGCATATGCAGATGTGAAATATAAAATTCATAAAGAGCTAATAAATACCGATATAATAATGAATAATACGTTTTTTATAGGTGTATATCCTGGTATAACCGATGAAATGATTGAATACATAATAAATACATTTGAAAAGTTTTTTGAGGAGTTGTGA
- the rfbG gene encoding CDP-glucose 4,6-dehydratase produces MFKIKQFYKNKKVLVTGHTGFKGSWLTMWLLKMGAKVIGYALDPYTQRDNFVLSNISEKIIDVRGDIRDYNKLKQVFEEYKPEIIFHLAAQPLVRLSYETPRETFETNVMGTVNVLEAFRNTRECKILINITSDKCYENQEWIWGYRENDPVGGYDPYSASKGASEIVSNAYLRSFFNPNDFKNHNKVIATVRAGNVIGGGDWAKDRIIPDCIRALEEDKPIEIRSPQAIRPWQHVLEPLSGYLLLGTKLMENPEKYSGPWNFGPQLNSIITVKEIVEKVIKHYGKGSWKDLSDKNHPHEAKLLNLDISKAKFYLNWEPTLNIEDTIKLTVEWYKNYKKNDVFDLCINQIEYFENKIKWLEDKKWKK; encoded by the coding sequence ATGTTTAAAATAAAACAATTCTATAAAAACAAAAAAGTATTAGTCACAGGACATACAGGATTTAAAGGTTCATGGCTAACAATGTGGTTATTAAAAATGGGAGCAAAAGTAATAGGATATGCATTAGATCCTTATACTCAAAGAGATAACTTTGTGTTATCAAATATTTCAGAAAAAATAATAGATGTACGTGGGGATATAAGAGATTATAATAAATTGAAACAAGTTTTTGAAGAATATAAGCCGGAAATTATTTTTCATTTAGCGGCGCAACCATTGGTTAGATTATCATATGAAACTCCACGAGAAACATTTGAAACAAATGTTATGGGGACAGTAAATGTATTAGAAGCTTTTAGAAATACAAGAGAATGTAAAATATTAATTAACATTACATCAGATAAATGTTATGAAAATCAAGAATGGATATGGGGATATAGAGAAAATGATCCAGTTGGTGGATATGATCCATATAGCGCAAGTAAAGGAGCAAGTGAAATAGTTTCAAATGCATACTTAAGGTCTTTCTTTAATCCAAATGATTTTAAAAATCATAATAAAGTAATAGCTACAGTAAGAGCAGGAAATGTAATAGGTGGAGGAGATTGGGCAAAAGATAGGATAATTCCTGATTGCATAAGAGCATTAGAAGAAGATAAACCAATAGAAATTAGAAGTCCTCAGGCAATTAGACCGTGGCAACATGTACTTGAACCGTTAAGTGGCTATTTACTTTTAGGTACAAAGTTAATGGAAAATCCAGAAAAATATAGTGGTCCATGGAATTTTGGACCACAATTAAATTCGATAATAACAGTAAAAGAAATAGTAGAGAAAGTAATAAAACATTATGGAAAAGGTAGTTGGAAGGATTTATCAGATAAAAATCATCCGCATGAAGCAAAGTTATTGAATTTAGATATTAGCAAAGCTAAATTTTATCTCAATTGGGAACCAACATTAAACATAGAAGATACAATAAAACTAACTGTGGAATGGTATAAAAATTATAAGAAAAATGATGTATTTGATTTATGTATAAATCAAATAGAATATTTTGAGAATAAAATAAAGTGGCTGGAGGATAAAAAATGGAAGAAATAA
- the rfbC gene encoding dTDP-4-dehydrorhamnose 3,5-epimerase, with protein sequence MEIIKTKFEGIYLIKTNFFKDFRGVFNKVFNYNIFKKSGLNSEFKEFFYSISQKNVIRGMHFQVPPYEHEKLVFVSNGCIIDVVVDIRKNSENFGKFFAIRLCSEENLAIYISKGFAHGFLSLEDNTIVNYLTTSIYSKEHDFGIKWNSFRYNWSVKNPIVSERDNSFPELKEFDSPF encoded by the coding sequence ATGGAAATAATTAAAACTAAATTCGAAGGAATATATTTAATAAAAACAAATTTTTTTAAAGATTTTCGAGGGGTATTTAACAAAGTATTTAACTATAATATATTTAAAAAATCTGGTTTAAATTCTGAATTTAAAGAATTTTTTTATTCCATTTCACAAAAAAATGTAATCAGAGGAATGCATTTCCAAGTTCCACCCTATGAACATGAAAAACTTGTATTTGTATCTAATGGTTGTATTATAGATGTTGTTGTTGATATAAGAAAAAATAGTGAAAATTTTGGAAAGTTTTTTGCAATTAGATTATGCTCAGAAGAAAATTTAGCTATTTATATATCAAAAGGTTTTGCTCATGGTTTTTTATCTTTGGAAGATAATACAATTGTAAATTATTTAACAACTTCAATATACTCAAAAGAGCATGATTTCGGAATTAAATGGAATAGCTTCAGATACAATTGGAGTGTAAAAAATCCAATTGTATCTGAAAGGGATAATTCTTTTCCAGAATTGAAAGAATTTGATAGTCCATTTTAG
- a CDS encoding NAD-dependent epimerase/dehydratase family protein, with amino-acid sequence MENMGMKKTLLITGGTGFIGKNITEKIRNDYNIIIISRRKKEPKNGILYYQGDIRNIEIFEKIVSENKIDTIIHLATYYKPSHSLLDVSEMIDTNVKSVNNILEIMKKYKIKKLINTGTCFEYGIKKEKITESTPLNPWNLYAETKILAEHLINYYVKNTEINAITLRLFPPFGIYDNPNKLIPYIISKALKNEEIELTPCEQKWDFIYSEDIAYSYKKALEYEIVEGHEIFNIASGNAMEFKGIVEYIIKQTRSNSIVKFEKPYRENEIMYLEANISKAKNILNWTPRYTIFEGINKTINYLKGRDRYGNN; translated from the coding sequence ATGGAAAATATGGGAATGAAAAAGACACTATTAATAACTGGTGGAACCGGATTTATAGGTAAAAACATAACTGAAAAAATAAGAAATGATTATAATATAATAATAATTTCTAGAAGAAAAAAGGAACCTAAAAATGGAATCCTTTATTATCAAGGAGATATACGAAATATAGAAATATTTGAAAAAATAGTTTCTGAAAACAAAATTGATACTATCATACATCTAGCTACTTATTATAAACCTTCGCATTCTTTATTAGATGTATCTGAAATGATTGATACAAATGTAAAATCTGTAAATAATATACTTGAAATTATGAAAAAATATAAAATAAAAAAATTAATTAATACAGGGACATGTTTTGAATATGGGATTAAAAAAGAAAAAATTACTGAAAGCACACCACTAAATCCTTGGAATTTATACGCCGAGACAAAAATATTAGCTGAACATTTGATAAATTATTATGTAAAAAATACAGAAATAAACGCTATAACTTTAAGGCTTTTCCCTCCTTTTGGTATATACGATAATCCTAATAAACTTATTCCATACATAATATCAAAAGCCTTAAAAAACGAAGAAATAGAACTTACACCGTGTGAACAAAAATGGGATTTTATATATTCGGAAGATATAGCCTATTCATATAAGAAAGCTTTAGAGTATGAAATAGTTGAAGGGCATGAAATATTTAATATAGCTTCAGGAAATGCGATGGAATTTAAAGGGATAGTAGAGTACATAATAAAACAAACAAGATCTAATTCAATAGTAAAATTTGAAAAGCCCTATAGAGAAAACGAAATAATGTATCTTGAAGCAAATATTAGTAAGGCTAAAAATATTTTAAATTGGACTCCAAGATATACTATATTTGAAGGAATAAATAAAACAATCAACTATCTGAAAGGCAGAGATCGTTATGGAAATAATTAA
- the rfbF gene encoding glucose-1-phosphate cytidylyltransferase, protein MKVAILAGGFGTRLSEETTKIPKPMVEIGGKPILWHIMKLYSYYGFNDFIICLGYKGYIIKEYFLNYFYHMSDITIDLSDGGVKIHNTYAENWKITLVDTGLNTMTGGRIKKIKKYIGNETFMLTYGDGVGNINIKELADFHKKHGKLSTLTAVQPSGRFGALTLNEKNEIKQFIEKPAGDGAWINGGFFVLEPGIFDYIKDDTTIWEREPLEKLADEGNLYAYKHYGFWKPMDTLRDKNELERLWQEGNAPWKIWE, encoded by the coding sequence ATGAAGGTCGCTATATTAGCAGGAGGATTTGGAACAAGATTAAGCGAAGAAACAACAAAAATACCAAAACCGATGGTAGAAATAGGGGGGAAACCAATATTATGGCATATAATGAAATTATACTCATATTATGGATTCAATGATTTTATAATATGTTTAGGATATAAAGGATACATAATAAAAGAATATTTTTTAAATTATTTTTATCATATGAGTGATATAACTATTGATTTATCTGATGGAGGAGTAAAAATACATAATACTTATGCGGAAAATTGGAAAATTACTTTAGTTGATACTGGTTTAAACACTATGACTGGAGGAAGAATAAAAAAAATAAAAAAGTATATAGGAAATGAGACATTTATGCTTACATATGGTGACGGTGTAGGAAATATAAATATAAAAGAATTGGCAGATTTTCACAAGAAACATGGAAAATTATCCACATTAACAGCTGTACAACCATCAGGAAGATTTGGAGCTCTAACATTAAATGAAAAAAATGAAATTAAACAGTTTATAGAAAAACCCGCTGGTGACGGAGCATGGATCAATGGAGGCTTTTTTGTATTAGAACCAGGAATTTTTGATTATATAAAAGATGACACAACAATATGGGAAAGAGAACCTCTTGAAAAACTTGCAGATGAAGGTAATTTATATGCATATAAACATTATGGATTTTGGAAACCTATGGATACATTGAGAGATAAAAATGAGTTAGAAAGATTATGGCAGGAAGGTAATGCTCCATGGAAAATATGGGAATGA
- the rfbD gene encoding dTDP-4-dehydrorhamnose reductase: MKKMKVLITGANGQLGQEFQKLFEKENIEYIPTDHKTLGITKLKDIRELVKTEKNITHIINCAAYNQVDKAEKEWETAYKVNGLGPRNLAIIANEINAEIIHYSTDYVFDGNKKEPYTIYDEPKPINKYGESKVLGERFIQNIANKYYLIRVSWVFGIGNNNFAKKVIQWSKQNKILKIADDEISAPTYAVDLAKATYMLIKERAYGLYHITNTKASRYEWAEYILKKINWNGKLERASKDDFNLPAKRPGYSVLNNFGLKETINLEMPDWKDAMNRFLILYIRHKKKDIK, encoded by the coding sequence ATGAAAAAAATGAAAGTATTAATAACAGGAGCAAATGGACAGTTAGGCCAAGAATTTCAAAAATTATTTGAAAAAGAAAACATAGAATACATACCCACCGACCACAAAACATTAGGCATAACAAAACTAAAAGACATAAGGGAACTAGTAAAAACAGAAAAAAATATAACCCATATAATAAACTGTGCAGCATATAACCAAGTAGACAAAGCAGAAAAAGAATGGGAAACAGCATACAAAGTAAATGGATTAGGACCAAGAAACTTAGCAATAATAGCAAATGAAATAAATGCAGAAATAATACATTACTCAACAGACTATGTATTTGATGGCAACAAAAAAGAACCATATACAATATATGATGAACCAAAACCAATTAACAAATATGGAGAAAGTAAAGTATTAGGAGAAAGATTCATACAAAACATAGCAAACAAATATTATTTAATAAGGGTAAGTTGGGTATTTGGAATAGGAAATAATAACTTTGCAAAAAAAGTAATACAATGGAGCAAACAGAACAAAATATTAAAAATAGCAGATGATGAAATAAGCGCTCCAACATATGCTGTAGATTTAGCAAAAGCAACATATATGCTAATAAAAGAAAGAGCATATGGTTTATATCACATAACAAACACAAAAGCAAGTAGATATGAATGGGCAGAATATATATTAAAAAAAATAAACTGGAATGGCAAATTAGAAAGAGCAAGTAAAGATGATTTCAACTTACCAGCAAAAAGACCAGGATATTCAGTATTAAATAACTTCGGATTAAAAGAAACAATTAATTTGGAAATGCCAGATTGGAAGGATGCTATGAATAGGTTTTTGATTTTGTATATTCGTCATAAAAAAAAAGACATAAAATAG
- the rfbB gene encoding dTDP-glucose 4,6-dehydratase codes for MKILVTGGAGFIGSNFIYYMLEKYPDYKIVCLDKLTYAGNLSTLKKAMENPNFKFIKGDISDRKFIYDLFEKEKFDIVINFAAESHVDRSIENPEIFLQTNVIGTQVLMDASRKTGVKRYHQVSTDEVYGDLPLDRPDLFFTEETPIHTSSPYSASKAAADLLVLAYHRTYQLPVTISRCSNNYGPYHFPEKLIPLMIIRALNNQTLPVYGDGKNIRDWLYVKDHCIAIDKIIHKGKEGEVYNIGGHNEKTNLEVVKTILKELNKPEELITFVKDRPGHDRRYAIDPTKIKNELGWEPTTTFEEGIKKTIKWYLENKQWWEEIISGEYQNYYEKMYGNR; via the coding sequence ATGAAAATACTAGTAACAGGTGGAGCTGGATTCATAGGAAGCAATTTCATATATTACATGTTAGAAAAATATCCAGATTACAAAATAGTATGTTTAGACAAATTAACATATGCAGGAAACCTATCAACATTAAAAAAAGCAATGGAAAACCCAAACTTTAAATTCATAAAAGGTGACATATCAGATAGAAAATTCATATACGATTTATTTGAAAAAGAAAAATTTGATATAGTAATAAACTTTGCAGCAGAATCACATGTAGATAGATCAATAGAAAATCCAGAAATATTCTTACAAACAAATGTAATAGGAACACAAGTATTAATGGATGCAAGTAGAAAAACAGGAGTAAAAAGATACCATCAAGTATCAACAGATGAAGTATATGGAGATTTACCATTAGACAGACCGGATTTATTCTTTACAGAAGAAACACCAATACACACATCATCTCCATACTCTGCATCAAAAGCAGCGGCTGATCTATTAGTATTAGCATATCACAGAACATACCAACTACCAGTAACAATATCAAGATGTTCAAATAATTATGGGCCATATCACTTTCCAGAAAAACTAATACCTTTGATGATAATAAGGGCATTAAACAATCAAACATTACCCGTATACGGTGATGGAAAAAACATAAGAGATTGGCTATATGTAAAAGATCATTGTATAGCAATAGACAAAATAATACATAAAGGAAAAGAAGGAGAAGTATATAATATAGGTGGTCATAATGAAAAAACAAACCTTGAAGTAGTAAAAACAATACTAAAAGAATTAAACAAGCCAGAAGAATTAATAACCTTTGTAAAAGACCGACCAGGACACGACAGAAGATATGCAATAGATCCAACAAAAATAAAAAATGAATTAGGCTGGGAACCAACAACAACATTTGAAGAAGGAATAAAAAAGACAATAAAATGGTATTTAGAAAATAAACAATGGTGGGAAGAAATAATAAGTGGAGAATATCAAAATTACTATGAAAAAATGTATGGAAACCGATAA
- the rfbC gene encoding dTDP-4-dehydrorhamnose 3,5-epimerase, producing MKITKTEIKGLYIIEPTVYGDNRGWFMETYSKKVLNEMGIEIDFVQDNHSYSANKGTLRGIHFQNNPKSQTKLIRCTKGKILDIAVDLRKGSPTYKKWIAVELTEENKKMLLIPKGFGHGFLTITDNVEVQYKVDEYYSKEHDGSIKYNDPEININWNLEKYGIKEPILSEKDKKAPYLKNSDCNFKYQGDEK from the coding sequence ATGAAAATAACAAAAACAGAAATAAAAGGATTATATATAATAGAACCAACAGTATACGGAGATAATCGTGGATGGTTCATGGAAACATACTCAAAAAAAGTTTTAAACGAAATGGGAATAGAAATAGATTTTGTTCAGGATAATCATTCATACTCAGCAAACAAAGGAACACTAAGAGGAATTCACTTTCAAAACAATCCAAAATCACAAACAAAATTAATAAGATGCACAAAAGGAAAAATATTAGACATAGCAGTAGATTTAAGAAAAGGATCTCCAACATACAAAAAATGGATAGCAGTAGAACTAACAGAAGAAAACAAAAAAATGTTACTAATACCAAAAGGATTTGGTCATGGATTTCTAACAATAACAGACAACGTAGAAGTACAATACAAAGTAGATGAATATTACTCAAAAGAACATGACGGAAGCATAAAATACAACGACCCAGAAATAAACATAAATTGGAACCTTGAAAAATATGGAATAAAAGAACCAATACTATCAGAAAAAGATAAAAAAGCACCATATTTAAAAAATAGCGATTGTAATTTTAAATATCAGGGGGATGAAAAATGA